Proteins encoded in a region of the Hyphomicrobiales bacterium genome:
- a CDS encoding 3-deoxy-7-phosphoheptulonate synthase class II, with the protein MSSKWTPSSWRDKPILQVPDYPDQARLKDYEGRLAGYPPLVFAGEARQLKERLGKVARGEAFLLQGGDCAEAFAEHHPDNVRDFFRVFLQMAVVLTYGAGKPVVKVGRIAGQFAKPRSAPTETIDGVELPSYRGDIINNIDFNEASRVPDPERLVMAYRQSAATLNLLRAFAQGGYANLEHIHGWMLNFVEGEQSDRFKDVADKISEALQFMKAVGIDADTAPQLRSTNFFTSHEALLLNYEEAFTRVDSTSGDYYATSGHMLWIGDRTRQPDHAHVEYFRGIKNPIGLKCGPSIDPDELVQLIETLNPEDEAGRITLIARFGAGKVANHLPALVQAVKKSGRTVVWSCDPMHGNTVKASTGYKTRPFDDILSEVKDFFAIHKAEGTHAGGIHVEMTGKNVTECTGGARAISDTDLQDRYHTHCDPRLNAHQALELAFLVAELIKEDRDESAVKIAV; encoded by the coding sequence ATGAGTAGCAAGTGGACGCCTTCATCTTGGAGAGATAAACCAATCCTTCAAGTGCCTGATTACCCAGACCAAGCCCGGTTGAAAGACTATGAGGGCCGTCTTGCAGGCTATCCACCTCTTGTATTTGCAGGTGAAGCACGTCAGCTAAAAGAGAGACTGGGCAAGGTTGCTCGCGGTGAGGCGTTTTTGCTTCAGGGCGGTGATTGTGCTGAAGCCTTTGCTGAGCACCACCCAGACAACGTGCGCGATTTCTTCCGCGTGTTCTTGCAAATGGCGGTTGTGCTAACTTATGGCGCAGGCAAGCCTGTTGTGAAAGTTGGCCGTATTGCTGGCCAGTTCGCAAAGCCTCGCTCTGCTCCGACAGAAACCATCGACGGCGTTGAATTGCCAAGCTATCGCGGCGACATAATCAACAACATTGACTTCAACGAAGCATCACGCGTGCCAGACCCTGAGCGTTTGGTTATGGCTTATCGCCAGTCTGCGGCAACGTTGAACCTTCTTCGTGCATTCGCGCAGGGTGGTTATGCCAACCTTGAGCACATTCACGGCTGGATGTTGAACTTTGTTGAAGGCGAGCAGTCTGATCGTTTCAAAGATGTTGCTGATAAAATCAGCGAAGCACTTCAATTCATGAAGGCTGTTGGTATTGATGCCGACACCGCGCCTCAGCTTCGTTCAACAAACTTCTTCACCAGCCACGAAGCGTTGTTGTTGAACTATGAGGAAGCTTTCACGCGGGTTGATTCAACGTCAGGCGATTATTACGCAACATCAGGCCATATGCTTTGGATTGGTGATCGTACACGCCAACCAGATCATGCCCATGTTGAATATTTCCGTGGTATCAAAAATCCAATCGGTCTGAAATGCGGTCCGTCAATTGATCCAGATGAGTTGGTGCAATTGATTGAAACATTGAACCCAGAAGACGAAGCAGGGCGCATCACGCTTATCGCGCGCTTCGGTGCGGGCAAGGTGGCGAACCATCTACCAGCGCTTGTGCAAGCTGTTAAAAAGTCTGGCCGCACGGTTGTTTGGTCTTGTGATCCAATGCACGGCAACACAGTCAAAGCGAGCACGGGTTATAAAACTCGTCCGTTTGATGACATCTTGTCTGAAGTCAAAGACTTCTTCGCCATCCACAAAGCAGAAGGCACCCATGCGGGCGGCATTCATGTGGAGATGACAGGTAAGAACGTGACAGAGTGTACAGGTGGCGCTCGCGCAATCTCTGATACGGATCTGCAAGATCGCTATCACACGCATTGCGACCCACGTCTTAATGCTCACCAAGCACTGGAACTTGCGTTCCTCGTTGCTGAGTTGATCAAAGAAGACCGTGACGAGAGTGCAGTGAAGATCGCCGTATAG
- a CDS encoding YHS domain-containing (seleno)protein has protein sequence MKLTRRNFLTTSLGFALTTLTTGIALAKGRTFNSGGKAIRGYDTVAYFKVGKPVKGKGKYSTKWQGATWQFANQENLDAFKKSPKKYAPLYGGYCSWAMSQGRVATTVPEAWDIVGGKLYLNFSLGIRKKWRTDIRGHIKQANRHWPKVSKTL, from the coding sequence ATGAAACTAACACGTAGAAATTTCCTCACCACATCCCTAGGCTTTGCGCTGACAACGCTAACGACAGGCATTGCACTCGCGAAAGGCCGCACTTTCAATTCTGGCGGCAAAGCCATTCGCGGCTATGACACGGTTGCTTACTTCAAAGTTGGCAAGCCCGTGAAAGGCAAAGGTAAGTATTCAACCAAATGGCAAGGCGCTACATGGCAGTTTGCCAATCAAGAGAACTTGGACGCTTTCAAAAAATCACCAAAGAAATATGCGCCGCTTTATGGTGGTTACTGCTCTTGGGCCATGTCGCAAGGACGTGTTGCCACCACAGTGCCGGAAGCATGGGATATTGTTGGCGGTAAGCTCTATTTGAATTTCAGCCTTGGCATTCGCAAGAAATGGCGCACCGATATACGCGGCCACATCAAACAGGCAAACCGCCATTGGCCCAAAGTATCCAAAACCCTTTAA
- a CDS encoding gamma-glutamylcyclotransferase family protein: protein MSETFQYFGYGSLINDQTRPPALTAQNAVLHGWRREWRVTGELSLSWGAKHNICALSVRPDPTCSIAGVLVEEPTENLASLDQREVRYQRLSVEVEAQTGQKHSSYVYQARKEHSEWGSMESPICLSYIDCVLQGVIHRFGEEALEAFFETTDGWHVPILNDRSQPIYPRAIKLSVHETELIDAHLKAYDVCWK, encoded by the coding sequence ATGAGTGAGACATTCCAATATTTTGGCTACGGCTCACTCATCAACGACCAAACCCGCCCACCTGCATTGACCGCACAAAATGCCGTTCTGCACGGCTGGCGGCGCGAATGGCGGGTGACGGGGGAATTGAGCCTGTCGTGGGGCGCTAAGCACAACATATGCGCCTTAAGCGTTAGGCCAGACCCCACTTGCTCCATTGCAGGTGTCTTGGTGGAAGAACCCACTGAGAACCTTGCAAGCCTTGACCAACGCGAAGTGCGGTATCAGCGCCTCAGCGTTGAAGTTGAAGCACAAACTGGCCAAAAGCACTCTTCCTATGTCTATCAAGCACGGAAAGAACACAGTGAATGGGGCAGCATGGAATCCCCGATCTGTCTTTCATATATTGATTGTGTTTTGCAGGGCGTTATTCATCGGTTTGGCGAAGAAGCGCTTGAAGCGTTTTTTGAAACGACGGATGGCTGGCACGTGCCGATTTTGAATGATCGCAGCCAACCAATTTACCCCAGAGCGATCAAATTAAGCGTTCATGAGACTGAATTGATTGACGCGCACTTAAAAGCATACGATGTATGCTGGAAATAG
- a CDS encoding dienelactone hydrolase family protein: MFRKLLTFTFALALPTFPALADKVTFPSGDGLEITADYENAASATTIVLFHQAGSSRGEYKTIAPRLNKLGYNTLSVDLRSGRAFDGVKNETAARGAQAGKGNSFLDAKPDMLAAISYAKKLSGTKKVVIWGSSYSAALSLVIAGEGKAKISGALAFSPGEYLSGVSVESAARGISIPTYMSSARSEVRQWQPFVKAASNIKAVGFEPQGGGRHGSSALIEGSSPNAGEYWQSVEAFLKSNF, from the coding sequence ATGTTTCGCAAACTTCTAACTTTTACCTTTGCACTTGCCCTACCCACATTTCCAGCTTTGGCAGACAAAGTTACATTCCCGTCAGGCGACGGTCTTGAGATCACAGCGGATTATGAGAATGCGGCCAGCGCAACAACAATCGTGCTATTCCATCAGGCAGGTTCAAGCAGAGGCGAATATAAGACAATCGCACCGCGCCTTAACAAGCTTGGTTACAACACGCTGAGTGTTGACCTACGTTCTGGGCGTGCTTTTGATGGCGTTAAAAATGAGACGGCAGCACGCGGGGCGCAAGCGGGTAAAGGTAATAGCTTCTTAGATGCGAAACCAGATATGTTGGCTGCGATCTCCTATGCGAAAAAACTTTCAGGCACGAAGAAAGTCGTGATTTGGGGCTCATCTTATTCTGCCGCCTTAAGCCTTGTTATTGCAGGCGAAGGAAAAGCTAAAATCAGCGGTGCCCTCGCCTTTTCTCCTGGTGAATACTTGAGTGGCGTCTCCGTTGAAAGTGCTGCGCGCGGTATTTCCATTCCCACCTACATGAGCTCGGCCCGTTCAGAGGTTCGTCAATGGCAGCCATTTGTAAAAGCAGCAAGCAACATCAAAGCGGTTGGCTTTGAACCACAAGGCGGCGGGCGTCATGGTTCTTCGGCTCTTATAGAAGGCAGCTCACCAAACGCGGGTGAATATTGGCAGAGCGTCGAAGCCTTTTTGAAATCGAATTTTTAA
- a CDS encoding GFA family protein, with product MAEMIRTGGCYCEAVTYEVKGAMRDVVACHCQQCRKQSGHYYAATNAKKADVTIKGGENITVFRASDSASRHFCGICGSVLFWIADDSETMSILAGSVNEPTGLKLQAHIYCTDKGDYYQLDDGLPQFPELTENSDCSVIGEQYVCNH from the coding sequence ATGGCTGAAATGATAAGAACTGGCGGCTGTTACTGTGAGGCCGTTACATATGAGGTCAAAGGGGCGATGCGTGATGTGGTTGCTTGCCATTGCCAGCAATGCCGCAAACAGTCTGGCCATTATTATGCCGCGACCAATGCCAAGAAGGCAGATGTAACGATCAAAGGTGGGGAGAACATCACTGTCTTTCGAGCTTCTGATTCTGCCTCACGACACTTTTGCGGGATATGCGGTTCGGTGCTGTTCTGGATTGCAGATGACAGCGAAACGATGTCGATCCTTGCAGGCTCGGTCAATGAACCAACAGGGTTGAAGCTCCAAGCGCATATATATTGCACGGATAAGGGGGATTATTACCAGTTAGATGATGGCTTGCCGCAATTCCCGGAACTGACTGAGAACAGCGATTGTTCTGTTATCGGTGAACAATATGTCTGCAATCACTGA
- a CDS encoding class III extradiol ring-cleavage dioxygenase, which yields MARPSSLFISHGSPDLIFHDTAAKQFLEKAAEGFAPPKGIVIASAHFETERPAIVSDPAPEMIYDFGPIDRRLNDVVYPAPGAPALAKQAASLIADAGIECDLIEKRGYDHGTWVPLSLLYKNADIPIVQLSVQRHMSAMHHYNIGKALRPLVDEEILVIGSGSMTHNLAELFGPGGLKHQRQDEEVEWARLFADWMNVQIAAGAVDELLDYEAKAPFVRENHPTAEHFLPLMVALGASSNGQGERLHKSTEFAILAMDAFAFH from the coding sequence ATGGCTCGGCCTTCTTCTCTATTCATCTCGCATGGTTCGCCTGATCTGATTTTTCATGACACGGCGGCGAAGCAATTTCTTGAAAAAGCTGCGGAAGGTTTTGCCCCGCCTAAGGGTATCGTTATTGCGTCTGCTCACTTTGAGACAGAGCGCCCAGCCATCGTAAGCGATCCTGCGCCCGAAATGATTTATGATTTTGGGCCAATTGATCGCCGTTTGAATGATGTTGTTTACCCCGCGCCAGGCGCACCAGCATTGGCTAAGCAGGCAGCAAGCCTGATTGCAGATGCTGGCATTGAATGCGATTTAATTGAGAAGAGAGGATATGATCATGGCACTTGGGTACCGTTATCACTGTTATACAAAAACGCAGACATACCGATTGTTCAACTCTCAGTGCAAAGACACATGTCAGCAATGCACCACTACAACATCGGTAAAGCCCTTCGCCCCCTTGTGGATGAAGAAATTCTGGTCATAGGTTCAGGCTCTATGACCCACAATCTGGCTGAGTTATTTGGACCAGGCGGTTTAAAACATCAAAGGCAAGATGAAGAAGTTGAATGGGCGCGGTTATTTGCAGATTGGATGAATGTGCAAATTGCTGCAGGTGCCGTTGATGAGCTTTTGGATTATGAAGCGAAAGCGCCCTTTGTGCGTGAGAACCACCCGACTGCCGAACACTTTTTGCCTTTAATGGTAGCCCTTGGTGCATCATCGAACGGGCAGGGCGAACGGCTGCATAAATCCACAGAATTCGCTATTCTTGCAATGGATGCTTTTGCGTTCCATTAA
- a CDS encoding MFS transporter: MQLIHFLQQNARWLIGGFALCFCSSVGQTYFIALSGGEIRADYGLSHGEFGGLYMGATLLSAATLPFLGRIVDFRSVSSTVLLVFLGLAFCAALMWYAQTLVLLFIAIYGLRLFGQGMMTHIAMTAMGRWYASNRGRAVSIATSGLQLGEAVLPIAIVTLMVLFGWRQSWLFAAVALLLLLPLVYGVMKQERAPQGALNTEEDTNLPAHSWTRGEVMQDVYFWLVMIVVLAAPFIGTTIYFHQIHLLEVKGWLPNIFASSFFVMSISTVVCSLLFGVIIDRFSAVCILPVVLLPMAVASFLLASIDNQAIIFVFMAMFGISYGASSTMLGTLWPEIYGTKYLGSVRSIVVALGVFASALGPGATGILIDYGIHLEFQLKVMAIYCLVASLIMFFVAKALIRRGHLLNIAVTRQT; this comes from the coding sequence ATGCAACTGATCCATTTCCTTCAACAAAACGCCCGCTGGCTCATTGGTGGCTTCGCGCTTTGTTTTTGCTCCAGCGTAGGGCAAACCTATTTCATCGCTCTATCTGGCGGAGAAATTCGGGCTGATTATGGGTTGTCGCATGGCGAGTTTGGCGGTCTTTATATGGGTGCGACACTCTTAAGTGCTGCGACCTTGCCATTCCTAGGTCGTATTGTTGATTTCCGCTCAGTCTCCAGTACCGTATTGCTTGTCTTTCTAGGTCTCGCTTTTTGCGCAGCTTTAATGTGGTACGCGCAAACACTGGTTTTGCTGTTTATCGCGATCTACGGCCTTCGCCTTTTCGGACAAGGCATGATGACCCATATCGCGATGACGGCAATGGGCAGATGGTATGCCTCAAACCGTGGCCGCGCCGTTTCAATTGCTACCTCTGGGCTACAGCTGGGAGAAGCGGTTTTACCGATTGCGATTGTTACTTTAATGGTGCTTTTTGGTTGGCGGCAAAGCTGGCTGTTTGCTGCTGTCGCTTTATTGCTGCTGTTACCGCTCGTCTATGGGGTGATGAAGCAGGAGCGGGCACCGCAAGGCGCGCTGAATACAGAAGAAGACACAAACCTCCCAGCCCACAGCTGGACGAGGGGCGAAGTGATGCAAGATGTTTATTTCTGGCTCGTCATGATTGTCGTGCTTGCGGCTCCTTTTATTGGTACCACAATTTATTTCCATCAAATCCATTTGCTTGAGGTGAAAGGCTGGTTGCCGAATATTTTCGCCTCATCATTTTTCGTTATGTCGATTTCTACAGTTGTGTGTTCCCTTTTGTTTGGCGTTATCATTGATAGATTTAGTGCGGTGTGCATATTGCCGGTTGTTTTGTTGCCCATGGCTGTCGCCAGTTTCTTGCTCGCTTCCATCGACAACCAAGCCATCATTTTCGTTTTTATGGCGATGTTTGGCATTAGTTATGGCGCGTCATCCACCATGCTTGGAACCCTATGGCCAGAAATCTATGGCACAAAGTATTTAGGCAGTGTGCGCTCCATTGTAGTGGCTCTTGGCGTATTCGCCTCAGCACTCGGTCCAGGGGCGACAGGTATCTTGATTGATTATGGCATTCATCTCGAATTTCAGCTTAAGGTAATGGCGATTTACTGCCTTGTAGCCTCTCTCATTATGTTCTTCGTGGCAAAGGCACTAATTCGTCGTGGACATTTGCTCAATATCGCGGTAACTCGACAAACATGA
- a CDS encoding glutamate--tRNA ligase, translating to MTTVRFAPSPTGKIHIGNARTALLNYLYAKKRDGSFILRFDDTDAERSKQEYADAISADLDWLGIVPDRIEKQSARFALYDEAADKLREQGLLYRCYETPDELDRQRKRRLSRGLPPVYDRSALKLTDEDHARFAEEGKQPHWRFLLKNYDSDPFDTKRVDSRWDDVIRGPQTADLSSLSDPVLIRGDGTYLYTLPSCVDDLDMGVTTIMRGDDHVTNTAVQLMVFAALGADELPAFGHHNLLQDKSGGGLSKRLGSLSLESLREEGYEAGSVASLATLIGTSLPVEPKATLDELVELFEPKVVTKSAAKFDPDDVKKLNAQLVHKITYAEAKPRLDALSVGGGEAFWDAISGNLDVFNEVSKWWDAINTPQKVEFSDEDMEFLVKAKELLPDDPFDGSTWGVWTSALKEATGRKGKQLFMPLRRAITGLEFGPELAAVLPIVGRQEILARLPE from the coding sequence ATGACAACAGTACGCTTTGCACCATCCCCAACGGGAAAAATTCACATCGGAAACGCCCGCACGGCGCTTCTGAATTATCTCTATGCCAAAAAACGCGATGGCTCGTTCATCTTGCGCTTTGATGACACAGATGCCGAACGCTCTAAACAGGAGTATGCAGACGCAATTTCTGCTGATCTTGATTGGCTCGGTATTGTGCCCGATCGCATTGAGAAGCAGTCCGCACGCTTTGCGCTTTATGATGAAGCCGCAGACAAATTGCGCGAGCAGGGGCTTCTCTATCGCTGCTATGAGACACCGGATGAGTTAGACCGCCAACGCAAGCGTCGCCTCTCACGAGGATTGCCGCCTGTTTATGATCGCTCAGCCTTGAAATTGACTGACGAAGATCACGCGCGTTTTGCTGAAGAAGGCAAGCAGCCGCATTGGCGCTTTTTGCTGAAGAACTATGACAGCGATCCGTTTGATACGAAGCGCGTGGATAGCCGCTGGGATGATGTGATTCGTGGCCCACAAACAGCCGATTTGTCTTCCCTGTCTGATCCCGTGTTGATCCGTGGCGATGGCACTTATCTTTATACGCTGCCATCTTGTGTGGATGACCTTGATATGGGTGTCACCACCATTATGCGCGGTGATGACCATGTGACCAATACAGCGGTTCAGCTCATGGTGTTCGCAGCCCTTGGTGCCGACGAGCTGCCAGCCTTTGGCCACCACAATTTGCTGCAAGATAAATCAGGCGGTGGCTTGTCTAAGCGTCTTGGCTCTCTCTCGCTAGAAAGCTTGCGCGAGGAAGGCTATGAGGCTGGTTCTGTGGCGTCTTTGGCAACTCTTATTGGTACGTCATTGCCAGTTGAGCCAAAGGCAACGCTTGATGAGCTTGTCGAACTATTCGAGCCTAAGGTCGTTACAAAGAGTGCGGCGAAGTTTGATCCAGACGACGTTAAAAAGCTAAACGCGCAATTGGTTCACAAGATCACTTATGCAGAAGCTAAGCCACGTCTCGACGCGCTAAGTGTCGGCGGTGGTGAAGCGTTTTGGGATGCTATCTCAGGCAACCTTGATGTGTTTAACGAAGTCTCTAAATGGTGGGATGCCATAAACACGCCTCAAAAAGTTGAGTTTTCCGACGAAGACATGGAATTCTTGGTAAAAGCCAAAGAGCTTTTGCCTGATGATCCGTTTGACGGCAGTACTTGGGGTGTTTGGACATCGGCGCTGAAAGAGGCGACTGGCCGCAAGGGCAAGCAATTGTTCATGCCGCTTCGCCGTGCGATTACTGGACTTGAATTTGGTCCGGAGCTAGCAGCAGTTTTACCGATTGTTGGGCGTCAAGAAATTTTGGCCCGATTACCCGAATAG
- a CDS encoding NADP-dependent malic enzyme produces the protein MSKDDATLNELDQNALFYHEYPIPGKLEISATKPLGNQRDLALAYSPGVAAPCLEIEKNPDDAAKYTARANLVGVVSNGTAVLGLGNIGALASKPVMEGKAVLFKKFAGIDVFDIEVDETDIDKFSDVVAAMEPTFGGINLEDIKAPECFMIEDQLRERMNIPVFHDDQHGTAIIAAAAVTNALSLSGKKMGDIKLVTSGAGAAALACLNLLVNLGVKRENIWVSDIDGVVTTDRKENLDQWKAVYAQDTDAKTLDDIIEGADVFLGLSAANVLKPEMVKKMGDTPLIMALANPNPEIMPNDAVAARPDALICTGRSDFPNQVNNVLCFPFIFRGALDVGATTINEDMKMAATNAIAALAREAVDDASAKAMGGEIPRFGPGYLIPSPFDQRLMLRIAPAVAKAAMDSGVATRPIADFDAYQAKLNRFVFRSGMVMKPIIERAKAEPARIIYSDGEHERVLRAIQVVIEDGLAKPILIGRPEVISQRIERYGLRLKPDVDFEIINPQEDKRYREYVELMHELTGRKGITPIAAKNLVRTNTSVIGALAVKRGDADALICGLEGRFARHLKVFNWIFELSEHAHDISAMSLLINQHGTFFFTDTHVTIDPTAEEIAETAVMAAADVRRFGIEPRVALLSYSNFGSRETAESRKMHKALELLHDMAPDMIVDGPMHADAALKPAQRDRVISNSPLGDKPANLFVFPDLNAANITMTMVKGMTDALHVGPIMMGTKEVAHVITPSVTSRGIVNMTAIAASNVADRKSEG, from the coding sequence ATGTCTAAAGATGACGCAACGTTAAACGAGCTGGATCAGAACGCGCTTTTCTATCACGAGTATCCAATACCCGGAAAATTAGAAATCAGTGCAACGAAACCACTTGGAAACCAGCGCGACTTAGCCCTTGCTTATTCACCCGGTGTTGCGGCTCCTTGTCTTGAAATCGAGAAAAATCCCGATGATGCAGCGAAATACACGGCCCGCGCCAACCTTGTCGGTGTCGTCTCAAACGGAACAGCTGTTTTAGGATTGGGCAATATCGGCGCGCTAGCGTCCAAGCCCGTCATGGAAGGTAAGGCCGTTCTCTTTAAAAAGTTCGCAGGCATTGATGTTTTCGATATTGAGGTTGATGAAACTGATATCGATAAGTTCAGTGATGTTGTTGCCGCCATGGAGCCAACATTCGGCGGGATAAATCTTGAAGACATCAAGGCACCAGAGTGCTTTATGATCGAAGATCAGTTGCGCGAACGCATGAATATTCCTGTTTTCCATGATGACCAGCACGGCACCGCCATCATTGCGGCTGCAGCTGTTACCAACGCGCTTAGCCTTTCTGGCAAGAAAATGGGTGACATTAAACTTGTAACCTCAGGCGCAGGTGCAGCGGCCCTCGCCTGTCTCAACTTGCTCGTTAATCTAGGCGTTAAACGTGAGAACATTTGGGTGTCTGACATTGACGGCGTCGTCACGACTGACCGTAAAGAGAACTTAGACCAATGGAAAGCTGTCTATGCACAAGATACTGACGCTAAAACACTTGATGATATTATCGAGGGTGCGGACGTTTTCTTAGGCCTTTCTGCTGCCAATGTTTTGAAGCCTGAAATGGTGAAGAAAATGGGTGACACGCCGCTCATCATGGCGCTCGCCAATCCAAACCCTGAAATTATGCCAAATGACGCGGTAGCCGCTCGTCCCGATGCGTTGATTTGTACGGGCCGCTCTGATTTTCCAAATCAAGTAAATAACGTGCTTTGCTTCCCGTTCATCTTCCGTGGCGCGCTGGATGTTGGTGCGACAACGATCAATGAAGACATGAAAATGGCAGCAACCAACGCAATTGCGGCTCTTGCTCGTGAAGCTGTTGATGATGCCAGTGCTAAAGCAATGGGTGGCGAAATTCCACGCTTTGGTCCGGGCTATTTGATCCCCTCACCATTCGATCAGCGCTTGATGTTGCGCATTGCGCCAGCTGTTGCCAAAGCGGCAATGGATTCAGGCGTTGCTACCCGCCCGATCGCGGATTTTGATGCCTATCAAGCGAAATTAAACCGCTTCGTTTTCCGTTCTGGCATGGTGATGAAACCAATTATCGAACGCGCGAAAGCAGAGCCTGCGCGTATCATCTATTCAGACGGCGAACATGAACGCGTGTTGCGTGCTATCCAAGTGGTCATCGAAGATGGCTTGGCAAAACCGATTTTGATTGGTCGTCCGGAAGTCATTTCGCAGCGGATCGAGCGTTATGGTCTTCGTTTGAAGCCAGACGTGGATTTCGAAATTATCAACCCACAAGAAGACAAACGTTATCGCGAGTATGTGGAATTGATGCACGAATTGACAGGCCGCAAAGGTATCACCCCAATTGCTGCCAAAAACCTTGTGCGTACCAATACCTCTGTCATTGGTGCCTTGGCTGTAAAACGCGGCGATGCAGATGCGCTTATCTGCGGCCTTGAAGGACGTTTTGCCCGCCACCTCAAAGTATTCAACTGGATATTTGAACTAAGCGAACACGCCCATGACATCTCAGCAATGAGCTTGCTGATTAATCAACATGGCACATTCTTCTTTACTGATACCCATGTAACCATTGATCCAACGGCAGAAGAAATTGCAGAAACTGCTGTTATGGCTGCCGCAGATGTTCGACGTTTTGGTATCGAACCAAGGGTTGCTCTTTTGTCGTATTCGAACTTCGGATCGCGCGAAACAGCCGAAAGTCGGAAAATGCATAAAGCTCTGGAACTATTGCATGATATGGCGCCAGATATGATTGTGGATGGCCCAATGCATGCCGACGCGGCCCTCAAACCTGCTCAGCGTGATCGTGTTATTTCAAATTCACCGTTGGGCGATAAACCTGCAAACTTGTTCGTTTTCCCTGATTTGAATGCAGCAAATATCACGATGACAATGGTAAAAGGGATGACAGACGCGCTTCACGTTGGCCCTATTATGATGGGAACGAAGGAAGTTGCTCACGTCATAACACCATCCGTAACATCACGCGGTATCGTCAATATGACAGCGATTGCGGCGTCAAATGTGGCTGATAGAAAAAGCGAAGGATAA
- a CDS encoding DUF2865 domain-containing protein, which produces MVLSLISSNSKFWLTKRLPNIKPWLGVTGLAGAITVSISLFGNVDDAHADINACRALKTELASLRSRSVTAASGGSSSQSNRFANLAKRQQRALRSAERDAVSLRCVTRSGKRTGNGAASCPALISKIKKMRRNLNKLVKKRDSASGGSSRGLSRGDIRAKKRFLKKKISRLRCNQIERQARRDISEQKRSERRKKKGNSLLARLFGRQSRYAEPEIQEQEQEQSQARVVGTVFRTLCVRISDGYYFPLSFATVRSNFDTDEAKCKASNPNEELRLFVHRNPSQEPEEMVDLAGLAYTKLPNAFLYRTKFVAPRRFANGNGLTVVAGVTPGQLTQANDPRFGTFPNLFGNTGKIIEKPAAKPTFFSDPDTAFSIAGNFTLKPVNKIEKPKNDKIASASKKLQTTDGETIRVIGPKFLDAQQSVKLLLAPDQIQVQ; this is translated from the coding sequence ATGGTACTGAGTTTGATTTCATCAAACAGCAAATTTTGGCTGACTAAAAGACTTCCAAACATAAAGCCTTGGCTTGGTGTGACGGGGCTTGCTGGTGCTATCACGGTATCCATTAGCTTGTTTGGCAACGTTGATGATGCACATGCTGATATAAATGCCTGTCGGGCTTTGAAAACAGAACTAGCCTCCTTGCGCTCTCGTTCAGTAACAGCTGCAAGTGGTGGAAGCTCATCACAATCCAATCGCTTTGCCAATCTAGCCAAACGTCAGCAACGAGCTTTACGTTCTGCAGAGCGGGACGCTGTATCTCTTCGATGTGTAACGCGCTCAGGGAAACGGACAGGCAATGGGGCCGCCTCTTGCCCTGCCTTGATTTCAAAAATCAAAAAGATGCGGCGAAATCTGAATAAATTAGTCAAAAAACGCGATAGCGCTTCTGGCGGCTCATCACGTGGACTAAGTCGCGGCGATATTCGGGCAAAGAAACGCTTCTTAAAAAAGAAAATTTCACGTTTACGCTGCAACCAAATTGAACGCCAAGCAAGACGCGACATCAGCGAACAAAAACGTTCCGAACGCCGCAAAAAAAAGGGCAATAGTTTGCTTGCCCGTCTTTTTGGTCGTCAAAGCCGTTATGCAGAACCTGAAATTCAAGAACAAGAACAAGAACAGTCACAAGCGCGCGTGGTTGGCACTGTTTTCAGAACCCTTTGTGTTCGCATATCTGATGGTTATTACTTCCCACTGAGCTTCGCGACGGTCCGATCAAATTTCGATACTGATGAGGCTAAATGTAAGGCGAGCAATCCGAATGAAGAGTTACGTCTTTTCGTTCATAGAAATCCGAGTCAGGAACCAGAAGAGATGGTTGATTTGGCTGGATTAGCTTACACAAAATTGCCAAACGCGTTTTTGTACCGCACGAAATTCGTTGCCCCTCGCCGCTTTGCCAATGGAAATGGTTTGACGGTAGTGGCAGGTGTCACCCCCGGTCAATTGACCCAAGCTAATGACCCGCGTTTTGGCACGTTTCCAAACCTTTTTGGCAATACAGGTAAAATCATTGAAAAACCTGCGGCAAAGCCAACCTTCTTTTCTGATCCAGATACGGCCTTTTCCATTGCCGGCAATTTCACCCTTAAGCCTGTCAATAAAATTGAGAAGCCTAAGAATGATAAAATTGCTTCAGCGTCGAAAAAACTTCAAACGACAGACGGTGAGACTATTCGGGTAATCGGGCCAAAATTTCTTGACGCCCAACAATCGGTAAAACTGCTGCTAGCTCCGGACCAAATTCAAGTCCAGTAA